In the Bordetella genomosp. 10 genome, one interval contains:
- a CDS encoding MarR family winged helix-turn-helix transcriptional regulator — protein MTTPRARSGTQETLRIAADLRASMSRLRRRLREEAPAAALTWPQISVVAQLERLARATVSTLARAEGVKPQTMGALVAALHEGGYAEGVADPHDGRQTLWSLTPKGQAWFKTHRAVREDWLSGAIHARLDPAERKTLAQAVQLLERLAQA, from the coding sequence ATGACCACCCCGCGCGCCCGTTCGGGCACCCAGGAAACGCTGCGCATCGCGGCCGACCTGCGCGCCTCCATGAGCCGTTTGCGCCGGCGCTTGCGCGAGGAGGCGCCGGCGGCGGCCCTGACGTGGCCGCAGATCAGCGTGGTGGCGCAACTGGAACGGCTGGCCCGCGCCACGGTGAGCACGCTGGCGCGCGCCGAAGGGGTGAAGCCGCAGACGATGGGCGCCCTGGTGGCCGCCCTGCACGAAGGCGGCTACGCGGAAGGCGTCGCCGACCCGCACGATGGCCGCCAGACCCTGTGGTCGCTGACGCCCAAGGGCCAGGCCTGGTTCAAGACGCACCGGGCGGTGCGCGAGGACTGGCTGTCCGGCGCCATCCATGCGCGCCTGGACCCGGCCGAGCGCAAGACGCTGGCGCAGGCCGTGCAATTGCTGGAAAGGCTGGCGCAGGCATGA